In the Clostridium cellulovorans 743B genome, ATACCCCAGATAAGGTCTGCTGTACAAGTGGTGTTCAAATCACCCGTAATACTCAAATCTTCGGAAATCCACGCTTCTCCTGTGGATTTATCCCCCACCACAATCCATGCTTTCTTATTGGATGGCTCAATAACTGCCGCTATAAAATACCAACTACCATTAGAAAAAGAAATGGTCGGTGACACGGACTTATCTAAAATCAATGTCCCCGAAGAGTTATACAGCATCAGTCTTGGCTTTCCTCTAATCAAAGAAAGATAAAAAATAGGCTGTCCCGGACCATAACGGGTATTAAGGATTGGTGTATATGTATTCCCGATGGAATACGTTGTCGGCTGCATCCACCCGCCACAGATAATTCTCTCTCCGATATTTGCAAAAAGAGAACCATCATTTGTTACCTTAAGGTAGGTCTGCTCTGTGGCTGGGTTGTTTATGTTCATTCGAAAATAATTACCGAAGATACCTGCTCGAAGTGATGCCGTAGTTCCCGACCACTTATTGATATACGCATTTCTTCCCATGCCGGATGAATCGGCTAATTCCGTATTTCCATCTGGAGCAGACTCACTAAAACGCCACAATCCGTCTTTGGCATATTCTGATGGAAATTCGCCTGTAAAATCTGTCTGCTTATTCAAAACTGTTTTTAATGACATATCCTACCTCCATCTGCTTTTTGCCTGAATACCAAGGCTCGTAAAAGTGGCATTCTTTACCGATACGGAAATACTGTTCTTTCCTACATAGAGGGATGGGAAGTTTAACTCCTGTAAATAAGGAAGTCCGTTTCTAACAATCACTCCATTCTCATCCTCCACATAGGCTGTCATCTTATCCGTATCTACAACAAGTGTTTCTCCCTCTGAAAGTGTAGCATTCACAACCTTAAGTTCCTGTCCGTTAGTCGTTATGCTGATATAATTACTTACGCTTGGAGACAAAACTCCTTTTATTTTATAAATGGGATTTGAATCCACATTTCCTTTTTCTCTTTTAATCTCATGTGTTCCTTCTGCATCAATGAGAAAAGTCTCATCATTGATTGCGTATCCGAATGGATCTGGGCAAAAAAACTTCAAAGAAAAATGCCCCGCAGAACGGAGCAATCTCTCACAATCAACCTTTTCGTCAATTCTTGCCATAAAGTATCGGTCTGGTACATCATCAAGAATTAACTCGCCCAATCCATCCGTTGGGTCAAGCCAGAGTGCAATATCATCCAAAGCTAGGATTAACTCCCCGAAACTGCCTTTTGGAAAAATACTGCACTCCAGTTTAATCTCCCTTGCATCAAGGTCAGCACCGAAATCTGCTACTCCGTATTTCCCCGGAACTATAGTTGTGTAGTTTCTAAGCTGACCGCTTACCTGCCATGAAGTAAGCCTAGCCCTCATACCCATACTTTTTGATGTAACACTATTGAATATAAAACCCACACAACCACCTCCTTATGCTGTAGAAAAACGTCCCTGTGCACGGGAACCTGTCTGAATCAAATTGTATAATTCCTGCGAAATCTTACGGATATCTTCTTCACTTCTGACAATCATCTGTGAAATGGAAATAAGGGAACCGTAAGATGCTCCACTTCCCACTCCGTTCATTCCACTTGCAACCGAAGCTACTGTTGCATTTGCATCAAGATTAAAGTTCGTAGGAACAGCCGACTTCATATCTCCGGCTAGTCCATTCATTACATCCATAATGCCTGCATTCATATCCTCTGCCGCTGTAATTGCAGATTTGGCTGTATCGCCAATACCTCCTGCCAAACCTTCTGTAAGCATTTCTCCGACCCAAGCCATCTCTCGTGATGGAGAATGGATACCAAAGAAATCCTTAATCTTGCCCATAAGATTAGAACAGAAACCGCTGACCTTATTCCAAAGCCACGATGCAGCATCTCCAATACCATTCCAGATACCTTTGATGAGGTTTAAACCGATGGTAGCCATCTGTGACACGCCACCTGCAAAGCCTTTCACGATTGCAGAAATAATCTGTGGTACTGCTTTTACAATCGACACGATAATCTGTGGCAGGTTCTTAATCAACGCAACTAAAAGCTGAACACCTGCCATAATAATCTTGTCGATATTTCCAATCAGGGCATTTACAATGCTTGTGATAATCTTTGGAATGGCATCCACAATCGTTGTAATGATTGTTGGAAGGCTCTCCACCAAAGAAATCAGTAACTTAATCCCCGCATCGATAATGAGTGGAATGGACTCAATAACTGCTGTAATAATTCCATCAATAATCTGTGGAATCACAGTTACAATCGTTGTAATGATTTGTGGCAATGCCGTAACGAGTGATGATAAAAGCTGTATGCCTGCCTCGATAATCTGCGGGATTGCTGCCACGATAAATTCCACGATGGAAATGATTATCTGTGGCAATGCCTCTAACAACACAGGAATGGCTGCAATAATGCCCTGCGCCAATCCCATCACAAGCTGTAGGGCTGCATCAAGGAGCATTGGCAGATTGTCAATCAAACTCTGCACAATCGTCACAAGTGCCTGTACTGCGGCAGGAATTAAAGTAGGCAGAGCCTCTGCAATTCCCTGTACCAAAGTTGAAATCATTTGAATGGCTGCGTTAATAAGCAAAGGCAGATTTTCTATAATCGCATTCACGATTGTAATGACTGCTTGTACTGCCGCAGGAATCAGCGTTGGAATCAACTGTAAGATGGTATTTAATACTTGTGAAAAAAGGTCTGTTACTGTTTGAAGTAACGTAGGAAGTAACTGTGCAAATGCCTCAAGCAATGCTCCCGTTACCGTTGGAAGAGCCGACACAATATTCTCTATAACAGGAGTAATGTTTCTAACCACATCTTGGAATGCATCCACCACGTTATTACAGAGCATCGTCATGTCTGCATCAGCGTTTCCGAAACCTACCACTAAGTTCTGCAACGCAGCCTGCATGGAGTTAATGGATCCAGAAATCGTGTTCTCTGCTTCTGCTGCCGTTGCCCCGGCAATTCCCATGTTTTCCTGAATAACATGGATTGCAGCCACCACATCGGCATAGGAAGAAATATCGTACTCAATACCGGAAATAGCCTGTGCATCTGCAAGCAATCGTTCCATTTCCGTTTTTGTACCACCATAACCAAGTTTTAAGTTATCAAGCATCGTGTAGTTCTGCTTTGCAAAACCCTGATATGCATTTTGGATAAGAGACATATCTGTACCCATCTTATTGGCGTTATCAGACATATCCGTAATAGCCATATCCGCATACTCCACAGCTTTTTCTGTATCTCCACCCAAAGATGAAATCAGTGATGCAGAAAAGCCTGTGACGGTTTCCATATAATCATTTGCAGACATACCTGCTGTTTTATAAGCATTGGAAGCATAAGTTTGCAGTTTGCCCGATGATTCCTTAAACAAGGTGTCTACACCACCGACAAGCTGTTCATAGTCTGCATACGCAGACACCACTTCTTTGCCAAGGCTGATGGCTGCAGCTCCAGCCGCCGCCACTACGGTTCCCATAGCAACACCGATACCTTTTAGTGTACTTCCAAGAGCCTTAAACTTATCCTCGGACTTATCTGCCTCATCCCCGGCTTCCTTGATTTCATCCCCCATATCGTCTGCCGAGTCGGAAACCTCATCCATTCTACGGTCCATATCCTTAAGAGAATCTTCCGCGTCATCATAATTGGCATTCGCTGTTTCAAGTGCAGTATTATTTGCTTTGAGTTCCTTCTCCATAGCAATAAGTGCTGCCTCAGCATTGTTAAGCTGAATCTGCCAGCTTTGTGTGCGTCTGTCCGTTTCTCCAAAGGATGTGGATGCGTTCTGGAGGGCAGACCTTAAGGTTTCAATCTTGCTCTTCTGTGCATCGATTTCCTTGTTTAAGACTTTATTTCTTGCAGACAAAGCCTCAACCGAATTATCG is a window encoding:
- a CDS encoding distal tail protein Dit; the protein is MGFIFNSVTSKSMGMRARLTSWQVSGQLRNYTTIVPGKYGVADFGADLDAREIKLECSIFPKGSFGELILALDDIALWLDPTDGLGELILDDVPDRYFMARIDEKVDCERLLRSAGHFSLKFFCPDPFGYAINDETFLIDAEGTHEIKREKGNVDSNPIYKIKGVLSPSVSNYISITTNGQELKVVNATLSEGETLVVDTDKMTAYVEDENGVIVRNGLPYLQELNFPSLYVGKNSISVSVKNATFTSLGIQAKSRWR
- a CDS encoding phage tail protein, translated to MADNFGLKIGVEGEKEFKKALADINQSFKVLGSEMKLVSAQFDKNDNSVEALSARNKVLNKEIDAQKSKIETLRSALQNASTSFGETDRRTQSWQIQLNNAEAALIAMEKELKANNTALETANANYDDAEDSLKDMDRRMDEVSDSADDMGDEIKEAGDEADKSEDKFKALGSTLKGIGVAMGTVVAAAGAAAISLGKEVVSAYADYEQLVGGVDTLFKESSGKLQTYASNAYKTAGMSANDYMETVTGFSASLISSLGGDTEKAVEYADMAITDMSDNANKMGTDMSLIQNAYQGFAKQNYTMLDNLKLGYGGTKTEMERLLADAQAISGIEYDISSYADVVAAIHVIQENMGIAGATAAEAENTISGSINSMQAALQNLVVGFGNADADMTMLCNNVVDAFQDVVRNITPVIENIVSALPTVTGALLEAFAQLLPTLLQTVTDLFSQVLNTILQLIPTLIPAAVQAVITIVNAIIENLPLLINAAIQMISTLVQGIAEALPTLIPAAVQALVTIVQSLIDNLPMLLDAALQLVMGLAQGIIAAIPVLLEALPQIIISIVEFIVAAIPQIIEAGIQLLSSLVTALPQIITTIVTVIPQIIDGIITAVIESIPLIIDAGIKLLISLVESLPTIITTIVDAIPKIITSIVNALIGNIDKIIMAGVQLLVALIKNLPQIIVSIVKAVPQIISAIVKGFAGGVSQMATIGLNLIKGIWNGIGDAASWLWNKVSGFCSNLMGKIKDFFGIHSPSREMAWVGEMLTEGLAGGIGDTAKSAITAAEDMNAGIMDVMNGLAGDMKSAVPTNFNLDANATVASVASGMNGVGSGASYGSLISISQMIVRSEEDIRKISQELYNLIQTGSRAQGRFSTA